A genomic segment from Psychrobacter arcticus 273-4 encodes:
- a CDS encoding elongation factor P hydroxylase, whose amino-acid sequence MMSSITQPDFSSLLSSIERKNLLSYLDEHQSKKINLVDDSINFETDSQLKKLSSQWQYLVNQQSTHTSKAFVTDVKKRGVAQHNLAEVALHGKPSAEDIEQAMTDWLILLFNHLFIDKPVILVRGVGEPEYFPAQEHRPARIEFAHGFFASALHEVSHFCVAGPQRRLLPDFGYWYAADGRSAQQQQLFERVEIKPQALECLFTLACGRSFQVSQDNLFADFDTSNSAFSEDVYQQAQTYLKKPDTLPPDAKTLLHALLKVCKIS is encoded by the coding sequence ATGATGTCGTCTATCACTCAGCCTGACTTTTCAAGCTTACTATCTAGTATTGAGCGCAAAAATTTATTATCGTATCTAGATGAACACCAAAGTAAAAAAATCAACCTCGTTGATGACAGTATCAATTTTGAAACAGATTCCCAATTAAAAAAACTGTCATCACAGTGGCAGTATCTGGTTAACCAGCAATCTACCCACACCTCTAAAGCATTCGTTACAGACGTCAAAAAACGTGGAGTGGCTCAACATAACTTAGCTGAGGTTGCTTTACACGGTAAACCTTCAGCTGAAGATATCGAACAAGCAATGACAGACTGGTTAATCTTATTATTCAATCATTTATTTATCGATAAACCAGTGATATTGGTTCGTGGTGTGGGCGAGCCAGAATACTTCCCGGCACAAGAGCATCGACCCGCAAGAATTGAGTTTGCCCATGGATTTTTTGCCAGTGCTTTGCACGAAGTCAGCCATTTTTGCGTGGCAGGTCCGCAGCGCAGACTACTCCCTGATTTTGGTTATTGGTATGCAGCCGATGGACGTTCAGCGCAGCAGCAGCAGCTGTTTGAGCGCGTTGAGATTAAGCCTCAAGCTCTAGAATGTTTATTTACATTAGCCTGTGGGCGCTCTTTTCAAGTGTCACAAGACAATCTCTTTGCAGATTTTGATACTAGTAATAGTGCTTTTTCTGAGGATGTTTACCAGCAAGCCCAAACCTATCTCAAAAAACCGGATACCCTACCACCTGACGCTAAAACCTTGCTGCACGCATTATTAAAAGTTTGCAAAATATCTTAG
- a CDS encoding YceD family protein, with the protein MSSTQDNKSLALQASKLQVPTSTSMPDNISLNKWEDTGFEWEGEVVPSSFERLVTVLNTEHEQSNILLNINLYRRNNVLHLAFTLTGEVWLTCQRCLQPVVIELTDDYNIALLDDESQIRLINEEQDYLLLEEIVTEQSPERLLPLKKLIEDEILLKTPMAPKHDDCEMSVEQFGEIPEEEETENPFAALASLKGNL; encoded by the coding sequence ATGTCAAGTACCCAAGATAACAAGTCATTAGCGCTTCAGGCTAGTAAATTGCAAGTGCCTACGTCAACCAGCATGCCTGATAATATCTCCTTAAATAAATGGGAAGACACAGGTTTTGAGTGGGAAGGTGAAGTAGTCCCTAGCTCTTTTGAGCGTCTTGTTACTGTGTTGAACACCGAGCATGAGCAATCCAATATCTTGCTCAACATCAACTTATATCGCCGTAATAACGTATTACATCTGGCTTTTACCTTAACAGGTGAAGTCTGGTTAACTTGCCAGCGTTGTTTGCAACCAGTGGTTATCGAACTAACAGATGATTACAATATTGCGTTACTTGATGACGAGAGCCAAATACGTTTAATTAATGAAGAGCAAGATTACTTATTGCTTGAAGAGATAGTCACTGAGCAATCACCAGAGCGATTATTGCCGCTTAAGAAGTTAATTGAAGATGAGATATTGCTCAAAACGCCAATGGCACCAAAGCATGACGACTGTGAAATGAGTGTTGAGCAGTTCGGTGAGATACCTGAAGAAGAAGAAACTGAAAATCCTTTTGCTGCTTTAGCCTCTTTAAAAGGCAATTTGTAA
- the rpmF gene encoding 50S ribosomal protein L32, whose protein sequence is MAVQKSRKSRSRRDMRRSHHRMEIAEISIDATTGEKHRRHHMTKDGFYRGRQLFKVSQDA, encoded by the coding sequence ATGGCCGTTCAAAAAAGTCGTAAAAGTCGTTCTCGTCGTGACATGCGCCGTTCACACCATCGTATGGAAATTGCTGAGATAAGCATTGATGCTACTACTGGTGAAAAACATCGTCGTCATCACATGACCAAAGATGGTTTCTATCGTGGTCGTCAGTTGTTTAAAGTAAGTCAAGACGCTTAA